A window of the Labrus mixtus chromosome 8, fLabMix1.1, whole genome shotgun sequence genome harbors these coding sequences:
- the LOC132978554 gene encoding uncharacterized protein LOC132978554, with protein sequence MTSYRGFHSQLTSIMEALAKAAVAEICELVEEGYAVLQLEISRSREENDALRRKLGLIETIISRGHRGDATTGGGLMDFSKDYALTAGVVSRLPIANIKRSGRAPVSEATIEPSPATCEEDSSAAAPAEEPRDQDVILIKEETTKEEVSDDDTDELLLTDDGAEGQLMGSDGGEEGATGRMISVAETRSWDLNSDRLTESNSAPGSPGPAGGAESSSSGVVLDLASESDCEAPPTAQSRRQFFPGAGGSPASLPGMSELSRGASLINYDMELDLCSSWTSQSLPSMMPVPHRPTLHDKVPDLNAAAFPMVLGLGGSRLDPLDLNRFCRDRRFVCSYCGKFFTSSRSLETHVRVHTGERPYSCAQCGKRFTQSGHLKTHQSVHTGERPFACELCGKRFAGKQNLRIHQQKHHQGELPLGVIMGALTKAAVLEICGLVEDGYAVLQMEISRSHKENEDLRKKLHLIESIVVRGSSGGKTAEPEGAPTEEAETPAAPGGDAAGAAGGDAAGALREELPDVVLIKDEDSDSSETFEEDYRTPSDGGMSANRDGVTSSPAGRSLKRVWPGSEEPGRTLSSDQLAPKTSHASAGTQKRSASVYSLDSPRSEPGCSVQLGGDKMEAGDTVCSFSSQMDPDVQLVLQECSMVPPSANRPTVYFGNGSLMEAHSPTNRAELDLSVTWTKQSKSHMTFAPFHQNENVDGDAFGLKLVSVSGSTSTDCQLSEGSNSAFEYEDGADMVNYALYREQPGQTGAGPRGKRFVCSVCNGTYATAQNLAVHMRIHTGQRPFSCDQCGKKFTQSAHLKSHMSVHTGERPYACSHCSRSFVIKPASTQVIWTVLILFIKMSPAAAFHAQLASIVEVLANTAVAEICELVDSEYSVLQLEISRSRKENDVLRRKLRLMELRAARATALRAAAIASGTALPLTSGRARAQLPAHHHPGNVPRRNGTPKGELVLCRAPAQTLRCEDIDPSSGRGATQGTPAAGETAKPTTAVIKVEDDDETWGCSAQDTDLIPVVEEQTTDAEAPPLLTKQEVTEEGGGSTRAWASEEVSSTSVCVQNTTNTSQSLETGSFDCLMFEPQLQHGSMSTQNPLPEDPSCSYASNTRGRVSAASDSGSVSFTVGELSPPVAECRQPAGLQNNQQMALQLPARKETRERQSAFLRRDRWRHLDAASRVSSNSGEDSAGKTFVCNYCGKTLACLKNLKTHMRVHTGEKPYVCMLCGKRFSDPSNLKRHQRVHTGEKRYNCVHCGKRFAQSGSLKVHMSVHTDCKQFRCSHCGKTFISSSHLRRHVTTHAEENRLTL encoded by the exons ATGACGAGTTACCGGGGGTTTCACTCCCAGCTCACGTCCATCATGGAGGCGCTTGCCAAAGCGGCCGTGGCGGAGATCTGCGAGCTGGTGGAGGAGGGCTACGCCGTCCTGCAGCTGGAGATCAGCCGGAGCCGAGAGGAGAACGACGCGCTGAGGAGGAAGCTGGGGCTGATCGAGACCATCATCTCTCGGGGACACCGGGGGGACGCGACCACCGGCGGGGGGCTGATGGATTTCAGTAAAG aTTATGCCCTAACAGCTGGAGTGGTGTCCAGACTGCCGATAGCAAATATCAAAAGAAGCGGACGGGCCCCCGTGTCGGAGGCGACGATAGAGCCGAGTCCAGCAACCTGCGAAGAG gattcttctgcagcagctcctgcagaggAGCCGAGAGATCAGGACGTCATTTTGATAAAGGAAGAGACGACGAAAGAGGAGGTGAGCGATGACGACACAGACGAGCTGCTTCTCACAGACGACG gAGCCGAGGGGCAGCTGATGGGATCAGACGGCGGTGAAGAAGGCGCCACAGGGAGGATGATCTCAGTCGCAGAAACGAGGTCGTGGGATCTGAACAGTGACAGGCTGACAGAATCCAACAGTGCACCGGGGTCTCcaggtcctgcagggggcgctgagAGCAGCTCCTCAGGGGTCGTGTTAGACTTGGCCTCAGAGTCTGACTGTGAAGCTCCGCCCACAGCCCAGTCGAGGAGGCAGTTCTTCCCCGGAGCGGGGGGAAGTCCCGCCTCCCTGCCGGGGATGTCCGAGCTGAGTCGGGGAGCGTCTCTGATCAACTACGACATGGAGCTGGACCTGTGCTCCTCCTGGACCAGTCAAAGCCTGCCCAGCATGATGCCTGTCCCTCATAGGCCCACGCTCCATGACAAGGTGCCGGACCTGAACGCCGCAGCTTTCCCCATGGTGCTCGGTCTTGGCGGATCCAGACTGGACCCTCTAGACTTGAACAGGTTCTGCAGAGACCGGCGCTTCGTCTGCAGCTACTGCGGGAAATTCTTCACGTCGTCGCGGAGCCTGGAGACGCACGTTCGCGTCCACACGGGCGAGCGGCCGTACAGTTGCGCTCAGTGCGGGAAGCGCTTCACGCAGTCGGGACACCTGAAGACGCATCAGAGCGTCCACACGGGGGAGCGGCCGTTCGCCTGCGAGCTCTGTGGGAAACGATTCGCCGGGAAGCAGAACCTGAGGATCCATCAGCAGAAACACCACCAGGGGGAGCTTCCT CTCGGCGTCATCATGGGCGCGTTGACCAAAGCGGCGGTGCTGGAGATCTGCGGGCTGGTGGAGGACGGCTACGCGGTGCTGCAGATGGAGATCAGCCGCAGCCACAAGGAGAACGAGGACCTGAGGAAGAAGCTGCACCTCATCGAGTCCATAGTGGTCCGCGGGAGCAGCGGGGGGAAGACGGCGGAACCGGAGGGAGCTCCCACCGAGGAGGCGGAAACACCAGCCGCTCCCGGGGGAGACGCGGCAGGAGCGGCAGGAGGAGACGCGGCAGGAGCGCTGCGGGAggag cttCCAGATGTGGTGCTGATCAAAGATGAAGACTCTGACAGCAGCGAAACGTTCGAAGAAG aTTACAGGACACCGTCTGATGGAGGGATGTCTGCAAACAGAGACGGCGTCACGTCCTCTCCCGCCGGCCGGAGCTTGAAGAGAGTCTGGCCGGGAAGCGAAGAGCCGGGCAGGACGCTGTCCTCCGATCAGCTCGCACCGAAAACCTCACACGCGAGCGCAGGGACGCAGAAGAGGAGCGCGTCCGTCTACTCCCTGGACTCCCCTCGCAGCGAGCCCGGCTGCTCCGTCCAGCTCGGCGGGGACAAGATGGAGGCCGGCGACACGGTCTGCTCCTTCTCGTCACAGATGGACCCGGACGTCCAGCTGGTCCTCCAGGAGTGCTCGATGGTCCCTCCGAGCGCTAACAGACCGACGGTGTACTTTGGGAACGGCTCCCTGATGGAGGCTCATTCTCCGACCAACAGGGCCGAGCTCGACCTCAGCGTGACGTGGACCAAACAGTCGAAGAGTCACATGACCTTTGCTCCTTTTCACCAGAACGAGAACGTGGACGGTGACGCTTTTGGTCTCAAGCTGGTCAGCGTCTCCGGCTCGACCTCCACCGACTGCCAGCTGTCCGAGGGCAGCAACTCTGCGTTTGAGTACGAAGACGGTGCCGACATGGTGAACTACGCCCTCTACAGGGAGCAGCCGGGTCAGACGGGCGCCGGCCCCCGGGGAAAACGCTTCGTCTGCTCCGTCTGCAACGGGACCTACGCCACGGCTCAGAACCTCGCGGTTCACATGCGGATCCACACGGGCCAGAGGCCGTTCAGCTGCGACCAGTGCGGCAAGAAGTTCACCCAGTCGGCTCACCTGAAGTCACACATGAGCGTTCACACGGGCGAGCGGCCGTACGCCTGCTCGCACTGCTCCAGGAGCTTCGTCATCAA accTGCATCGACTCAGGTGATCTGGACTgttctgattttatttattaagatgTCCCCGGCTGCTGCTTTCCACGCACAGCTCGCCTCCATCGTGGAGGTGTTAGCCAACACGGCGGTGGCGGAGATCTGCGAGCTGGTGGACAGCGAGTACTCGGTGCTGCAGCTGGAGATCTCCCGGAGCCGCAAAGAGAACGACGTACTGCGGAGAAAGCTGCGGCTCATGGAGCTCCGAGCCGCCCGGGCGACCGCCCTGCGCGCCGCGGCTATCGCAAGCGGCACCGCGCTGCCACTCACAAGCGGCCGCGCTCGAGCTCAGTTGCCTGCTCATCATCACCCTGGCAACGTGCCGAGGAGGAACGGAACACCTAAAG GTGAGCTGGTGCTGTGCAGAGCACCTGCTCAGACACTGCGGTGTGAAGACATCGATCCATCCTCCGGACGGGGCGCCACACAGGGGACG CCGGCTGCAGGTGAGACGGCCAAACCGACGACCGCGGTCATCAAAGTGGAGGACGACGATGAGACCTGGGGCTGCTCTGCTCAGGACA cagaTCTTATTCCTGTTGTTGAAGAACAGACGACAGACGCAGAAGCTCCGCCCCTGCTGACTAAACAGGAAGTAACGGAGGAAGGTGGCGGTTCTACTCGAGCTTGGGCGAGCGAGGAAGTCAGCTCCACTTCAGTGTGCGTCCAAAATACGACAAACACCAGCCAGAGTTTAGAAACCGGCAGCTTCGACTGTCTGATGTTCGAGCCACAGCTTCAGCACGGCTCAATGAGTACCCAGAATCCTTTGCCAGAGGATCCCAGCTGCTCGTACGCGTCGAACACCAGAGGGAGAGTTTCAGCTGCGTCCGATTCGGGCAGCGTTTCTTTCACCGTCGGGGAGCTGAGCCCGCCGGTGGCAGAGTGCAGACAGCCTGCAGGCTTACAGAACAACCAGCAGATGGCGCTGCAGCTTCCTGCGAGaaaagagacgagagagaggCAAAGTGCTTTCCTCAGACGGGACCGGTGGAGACATCTGGACGCCGCGAGCAGGGTGTCCAGTAACAGCGGGGAGGACAGCGCGGGGAAAACGTTTGTGTGCAACTACTGCGGGAAAACTCTGGCCTGCCTGAAGAACCTGAAGACCCACATGAGGGTCCACACGGGCGAGAAGCCGTACGTCTGCATGCTCTGCGGAAAACGCTTCTCCGACCCCAGCAACCTGAAACGCCACCAGAGGGTCCACACGGGAGAGAAACGCTACAACTGCGTCCACTGCGGCAAACGCTTCGCCCAGTCGGGATCCCTGAAGGTCCACATGAGCGTGCACACGGACTGCAAGCAGTTCAGGTGCTCGCACTGCGGCAAGACCTTCATCTCCAGCAGCCACCTGCGCCGCCACGTCACCACGCACGCTGAAGAGAATAGATTAACGCTTTAG
- the si:dkey-7l6.3 gene encoding replication initiator 1, producing MSVLTVRALHEQLGVIMGALTKAAVLEICGLVEDGYAVLQMEISRSHKENEDLRKKLHLIESIVVRGSSGGKTAEPEGAPTEEAETPAAPGGDAAGAAGGDAAGALREELPDVVLIKDEDSDSSETFEEDYRTPSDGGMSANRDGVTSSPAGRSLKRVWPGSEEPGRTLSSDQLAPKTSHASAGTQKRSASVYSLDSPRSEPGCSVQLGGDKMEAGDTVCSFSSQMDPDVQLVLQECSMVPPSANRPTVYFGNGSLMEAHSPTNRAELDLSVTWTKQSKSHMTFAPFHQNENVDGDAFGLKLVSVSGSTSTDCQLSEGSNSAFEYEDGADMVNYALYREQPGQTGAGPRGKRFVCSVCNGTYATAQNLAVHMRIHTGQRPFSCDQCGKKFTQSAHLKSHMSVHTGERPYACSHCSRSFVIKYSLKLHMRKCHPDVPSD from the exons ATGTCCGTTCTTACCGTCAGAGCTCTGCACGAGCAGCTCGGCGTCATCATGGGCGCGTTGACCAAAGCGGCGGTGCTGGAGATCTGCGGGCTGGTGGAGGACGGCTACGCGGTGCTGCAGATGGAGATCAGCCGCAGCCACAAGGAGAACGAGGACCTGAGGAAGAAGCTGCACCTCATCGAGTCCATAGTGGTCCGCGGGAGCAGCGGGGGGAAGACGGCGGAACCGGAGGGAGCTCCCACCGAGGAGGCGGAAACACCAGCCGCTCCCGGGGGAGACGCGGCAGGAGCGGCAGGAGGAGACGCGGCAGGAGCGCTGCGGGAggag cttCCAGATGTGGTGCTGATCAAAGATGAAGACTCTGACAGCAGCGAAACGTTCGAAGAAG aTTACAGGACACCGTCTGATGGAGGGATGTCTGCAAACAGAGACGGCGTCACGTCCTCTCCCGCCGGCCGGAGCTTGAAGAGAGTCTGGCCGGGAAGCGAAGAGCCGGGCAGGACGCTGTCCTCCGATCAGCTCGCACCGAAAACCTCACACGCGAGCGCAGGGACGCAGAAGAGGAGCGCGTCCGTCTACTCCCTGGACTCCCCTCGCAGCGAGCCCGGCTGCTCCGTCCAGCTCGGCGGGGACAAGATGGAGGCCGGCGACACGGTCTGCTCCTTCTCGTCACAGATGGACCCGGACGTCCAGCTGGTCCTCCAGGAGTGCTCGATGGTCCCTCCGAGCGCTAACAGACCGACGGTGTACTTTGGGAACGGCTCCCTGATGGAGGCTCATTCTCCGACCAACAGGGCCGAGCTCGACCTCAGCGTGACGTGGACCAAACAGTCGAAGAGTCACATGACCTTTGCTCCTTTTCACCAGAACGAGAACGTGGACGGTGACGCTTTTGGTCTCAAGCTGGTCAGCGTCTCCGGCTCGACCTCCACCGACTGCCAGCTGTCCGAGGGCAGCAACTCTGCGTTTGAGTACGAAGACGGTGCCGACATGGTGAACTACGCCCTCTACAGGGAGCAGCCGGGTCAGACGGGCGCCGGCCCCCGGGGAAAACGCTTCGTCTGCTCCGTCTGCAACGGGACCTACGCCACGGCTCAGAACCTCGCGGTTCACATGCGGATCCACACGGGCCAGAGGCCGTTCAGCTGCGACCAGTGCGGCAAGAAGTTCACCCAGTCGGCTCACCTGAAGTCACACATGAGCGTTCACACGGGCGAGCGGCCGTACGCCTGCTCGCACTGCTCCAGGAGCTTCGTCATCAAGTACAGCCTGAAGTTACACATGAGGAAATGTCACCCCGACGTCCCGAGCGACTGA